The following nucleotide sequence is from Anaerococcus sp. Marseille-Q7828.
TCAAAGATTTGATCAAGGAAGAATTTGCCAAAAAGGATGCCGGCCAAATCACAGAAGAAGAATTGGAAACATCACTTGCAACAATTAGAGAAGATAATAATATTGACAAGGAAGCCTTCTTCAATATATTGGCAGACTTATACAAAAATGCTGAAATAGAAAATGATGGCGAAGAAAATCCAAGCGAAAAAGAAGAATCTATCGACACAGAAAAAACAAAAGAGGAAGCTCTAGAAGAAAAGCTAGCAGAAGAAGACCTATCAACAGAAGATTTCATAGCCTTCCTAAAATCTTATGTAAAATCATATGACATAAAAGAAGACCAACTAGAAGCACTACTTAAAGGAAATCAAGTAGAAGTAGAAAAAGTAATCGGGGACTTCACTATTGATGAAATAGTGGCAGCAGCTTACTTAGAAGGGCTCAACCCACATATATTTGCAGGAACAAATAAAGCGATTTTAGATGCAGATTTCTCCAATGAAAAATTTATTACGGAACTAGAATACTCCGCAGAAACTCTAACCAGATCCACAAACGAAGACAAGCTTTTTGAAATAGTTAAGAAAAGTCAATCTAATTTGTCACACCAACAAATTAGAAGCGACTACGTAGGTTGGAAGATAAATATACCTGGCAAAGACAATTCAGGTAATGATATCACAGAAATTAAAAAAGATAAGTACGAATATGATTATATGAATTTCTCCATCTATGCACCAGCAGGTCAAAGTCTAGAAGACTACAGGGTTGTTGTAGAAGATGGAGAAGGTAGACCTACAAGTTATTCTGGTTCAATGACAGAGAAAAAGGGTGAACATTACCTTTATAAATTCTCCATCCCTAAAGACAAGCTTTCAGAAAAAGGCTACAACATCTATGTAGTTGCCAAAGCAGAAAAGAAACGTCAAAACTACGCAATTGGTCTAAAAATCGCCCCTGATAAAAACTATGTGACAGAAATAGCTGATAACTATAAAGAAAAATTTGAAGAGTTAAAGAAGAAATATCCTCTACTAATCAAATGGATAGACACATCAGCTGCCAACCCATATAGAAATGGCATAGAGCTACTAGATACCAGAATGGTATATCTAGAACCAAAAGGCTGGCAAGACCTTTTCCCATACAATGGTTTTAGGTCTCTAGATTACAACGACAACGTAACAGACACTGACAACATCAAAAATACAGTATCAATGTTTGGTAATATTGACAAAGACGGAAATATTACATGGACAATATCTGAAACATTCCCAGCAGAAAAACTTGAAAACAAAAACACTGTTGGTCTAGATGCCTACTCAGTAAAATCTGATAGTGGAAATCTAGGGAAACCTAGTGTACAAATCCTAGTACCAAACAATGAGGGTGGCTACACAGTTACAAATCTAGATAAAAATGTAGAACTTGCAACTTTACAAGAAAAAATAGGTAGCAAACCAGGCACAATCGTAAACTACACCTACAAAGATACAGCAAAAAACAAAGAAGAGTTTACAACCCTAATCCTAGATTCAGGCAAAGCTGCATCCATTGCCTATAAACCAAGCCTACTTCAAAGAGAAGAAGGAGCAGAGAAAGACACAACTGGCCTAGCCTACCTCCATAAGGTTCAAGAACACAAGGACGGTCCAGGCTACGAAGTCGCCCTTGCTAACGACCAAGCCCATACACTAACGGCTTTTATACCAAAAAATCCAAGTGCAAATCCAAGATACAATGATCCAGCCTTCAAGGACACAGGAGTTGTAGTATTCTGTCTAAACCCAGGAAAACCTGAGCCAACAAGACAGTATAAGTTTAACGGAACCATTACCAAAGGCGAGTGGTCAACAGATAAAGGCTCATGGGCAAAGCATGGTAGAGACCTTGCATCCCTTGCCACAGCCAGCGAAGCCAAAGCATCACCACTTTATAAGGGACAAGCTAATGATAGCTTTTATGCTAGCCTATATGCACACATACTAAGAATGTATTGGTACGGCCAAGAAATGGCAAAAGAATACCAACTTGACCAACAGTCATACTACAAAATTATCCAATACAACCTTTACTACTGGATAGCAGGAGAAAACTACGCAGAAAACTTTAGAAATGGTGGAGGATACAACCCTAATTATTTCTCAAGTGCAGAATACAGCTATGCCCAAGGACTAAAGAACCGTATAAGCCAAGGAAAAGATTGGGACAAGGTAAACTATGACGAAGATATAGAAATTTACTACTATGGCCACGACAAATCTAGGTCCTATCAAAACACCATCACAGGGGATACCAAAAGAAAATCTAAAAAAGGTAGCGTTACAGTAAATAAAATCGACCAAAACGGAAAGAAACTTTCTGGAGCATATTTCCAATTACTTGACGAGAATAGAAACCCAATCAAAACCCTAGTAACAGATGCAAATGGAGAGGCAGTATTTGAAGACCTTGACTATGGCACCTACTATATAAAGGAAGTTCAAGGACCAAAGGGTTATCAATTTACAGAAGAGATTTCTAAAGTTACAGTAGGAGAGAAACAAGCTCACGTAAGCTTTACCGCAAAAAATACCAAAAACGAAATAGAATTTAGAAAAGTAGATGAAAATGGCCTTGCCATGGGCGGAGTTGTCTTTGAACTAAGACAAAATGGCAGACCTATTTCTGACCAAGAGAAAACATCTGGCAAAGATGGTAAATTCTCATGGAAGGAACTTACACCAGGTTACTATGAAGTAGTGGAAAAGAAGGTTAATAATCCACTATATAGCGAAAACGAAGGCAGAGTTGTAGCAAGCTTTAGGGTAGATGAAAATAATAAAATTCAAGACAAAAAAATATACTTCCCTAAGGATTCTAACAAGGATGATATTGTAAACAAAAAGAACGAAGGCAAACCTATTGGTATAGAATTTACCAAGGTTGACCTTAATACAGGATATCCTCTAGAAGGAGCGGAATTTGTCCTAGAATATAGAAAACCAGACTCATCTATCTTTAGAGAGTTACCAGGATCTAGGAGAAGATCAAATAGCGAAGGTAAACTTGTTTGGAACGACCTAGTAGATGGAGACTACAGGGTAATAGAAACCAAGGCTCCAGATGGTAATTACGACACTGATCTAAACCTTGGAGAAAAAGCTACATTTACTATAGCTAAGAATCAAAATGGTTACTACGAAATAAAAAATGTAACGCCAGAAAATAAAGAGATTACCAACAAGGAAAAACCAGAAGAGCCTAAAGAATACTTTGGCGAATTTGAATTTAGCAAGGTAGACTCTGAAGACAAGAAACCACTACAAGGAGTGGAATTTACCCTTACATCGGATGGACAAGTTGGCCCAGAAAAAGATAAATTTTACTACAAGGTCAGCAAGACAACAGATGCAGATGGTAAAATCGAATACACCAAGCTATATCCAGGCACCTACACCCTAACGGAAACAAAACAACTACCAGGCTATAAGGAAAATACAAAGACTTGGACTGTTGTGGTAGATGATGAGGGGAAAGCAACAGTTAAGGCTGATGGTGAAAGTAATTATAACTTAGAATTCACAGGTAACGATACAGCTCTTCGTAATACAAACTATGCCTATATAAAAGAAACATTAGAGCAAAATCCAAATAATCCAAATGGAATGATTTATAGGATAACAATCAAACCTAAAAGAGAACTTTATCAAGTAGTTCTTGGTTTTGATAGGTGGAGCGGTTTAAGCAGTTATGGTTTAGAACAGAATTCATATATACGTAAGAGTTCTTTGCCAGAAGTTGGACAAGAGAAAACTTTCAAATACTATATTTCAATAAAAGATGTTGAAACATTCAAAAAAAACACTCCAACATCACCAATTGGATCCATACAGGTATGGTATGATGAAATAGGAAACTACGAGAGTGTTGGAAGTAAACCAAAATTCACCTTAAAATCAAATTCTGAATCATCTGGCCTAACCATCACCAACGATAAGGAAAAGCCAGAACCAGCAAGTCTTACTATCAAAAAAGTAGATAGCGAGACGAATGAAGGCCTTGAAGGTGCTAAGTTTAGACTTTATCACACAAGAAATGATGCCGAAAATAACGGTCATTATATTCAAGAAGTAGAATCGAATGAACATGGTTATGCAATTTTTGATTCTCCAGAGATTCAGAATAACACAACCTACTATGTAAAGGAAATAGCTCCTCCAGAAGGCTATAAAATTACTAGTGCAATCACAGAAGTAAAATCATCTGCAACAGAGGATAATACCATAAACGCAGAGATACCAAACGAAAAGAACAACGCTCGTTTTGAACTCTACAAAAAAGGCGACGACGGTGAATACCTGAAAGGTGTTATCTTTAAGCTTACAAATAAGACAACAAATGAATCTGTAGAGTTAACTACAGATGGAAATGGCTATATTTTCTATGACAAGCTTAAGCCAAAGACTAGCTATGAACTAGAAGAAATTAAATCAGCCCAAGGCTACACACGTAATGAAGATAAGGCAACAATTACAGTAGATAAATCTGGAAATGTTACTGTAAATGAAAACGACCTAGCAAAAGCAAAAGAAGGCGAAAACCAAGGTCTAGTACTTGTAGCAACCAACATCAAGCAGCCATCAATAGACTTTGTAAAACAAGACGGAGCTAACAAAAAGGCCCTATATGGTGCAGAATTTGTACTATATAAAGATGGTGAAAAAGTTACAAACTCACTAACATCTTCTGACAAGGAAGGTAAGTTTGGCTTTGACAACTTAGAAGACGGCTCATACACAGTTTATGAAACAGCTTCACCAGAAGGTTATCCATACCTGGAAGAAAAACTTAAAGTTGCAACATTTACTGTTAAAGACGGTAAAGTTACAGAGCTTAAAACCAACCCGGATTTTGGGGAAACTCAAACAAGTGAAGTTGATACTAGTAAAACTTATGTAATCTACAACAAAGTTAACGAGATTAAGTTTAAGAAGGTTAATAATAATAAGGAAGCTTTAAAGAGAGCTAAGTTTAAACTTGATAGAGTTTGGGATAGCTATGATGATAGCGGAAAGCTTCAACCTAATAGAGAAACAGTATTAGAAGATATTGAAACCCTAGAAGATGGTATTATATCCCTGTCAGCAACTAAAGCAGGTAGGTACCAACTTGTAGAAACCCAAGCACCACAAGGATACAAGCAAATTAATACCAATAACGCTGCTGGTGGACAGATTGTAGCAGAGTTTACTGTAGAAAGAATAACTCTTGATATTAAAAACGTCTTAGTTGGAAACAAGTATATCCAAGATATGAAAGATTATAGTGGAGACCTTGAAATAGTTAACAAGAAAGATGTAAATGGTAAGTTCCAAGTTAATAAAGTCGGAAAAAATGGAGATTCAACCATTCCATTAACTGGTGCCAAATTCTTACTAAAAGATATAGAATCAGGCCAATATGTAATGACAGACGGAACATTTACAACAAACTCAGGTGCTGCCCTTACAAATGGAGACGCTACAGTCAACTACGTAAACCTACCAGTAGGAAAATACGAACTAAGAGAGTTCAAATCGCCAGACGGTTATGTAAGAACTATCAATACTTGGAAGGTAGTAGTAAATGATGATGGCACAACAACTATCAGCGAAAATCCGAAGCTTGATACTGATGTTGATGCTGAAATAAATAACGGAAATACAAGCTCACCTGAACTAAAACTAGTAAACAAATCCAATGAGATAGAATTTACTAAGATAGATAGCGAAGATAGCGAGACTGAAAAACCTCTTGCAGGAGTAGAGTTTGAAATCTGGTGGGACCAACAAGGTGATAAGAACAATACTGATGTAAAATATAAGAAATATGTAAGAATTCAAAACCCTGATAAAACAGAAGATGCAGAGGATAAATTCATCTTTACAACTGATGAAAAAGGTAAATTCAAACTATCAAACCTAAAAACAGGTCACTACAAGATCTACGAAACCAAGATTCCAGTAGGCTATAAAGTTGAGGATAAACTAGTAGACAACGAACCAATAAAGGATGCAAAAGGTGAATTTGTAAATGAATTCTTTGTAGATATCGACGGAGATATCAAAAAGAACGATAAGGGTATAGTAGGCGGAGAAGATGACGTCTTAGTTACTACCATCAAAAACACCCCAATCACTGGTAAATTTAGAGTTCAAAAAGTTGGCGAAGATGGAGTCGATAAACTTGAAGGTGCTGATTTCGAACTTTATAAAGTTGATGAAAATGGCGATAAAGTGGGAAAAGCTATCGAATCAAAACCTATAGATGGAGTAACTGGACTAGTAGAATTTACCGACTTAAAGAAAGGCAAATACCTACTTGAAGAAACAAAAGCTCCTAAAGGATACGTGATGAGCGCAGCTAAGTGGGAAGTCACTGTAGAAGATGATGGCAAGCTAAACATATCATCAGATGATGAATCATCTTACTTCACTAGAACAGACGACACACTTACTTTAAACGTAGTAAACAAAAAACCAACCTACCCATCCACAGGTGGCACCGGTGTAAAAATCGCCTTCGCCCTAATAGGTACGGCAGTAATGATCACAGCACTAGCGTTTTTTGGAATCTTAAACACTTCCAAAACTAGACGCAGATAAAAATAAAAACTAAATAACAAGTAAATAAAAACTGAATAACAAGTGAAAAAAATTAGCTCAGAGAAAAACACTCTGGGCTTTTTCTTTACCCAAAACTACCAATCCACCACCTCTGCATCCTAAAGAAAGTAACAAAAGCACTATGTAACCCCTCCTGTCATCCTAGAGGGAAAACAAGCCGTCCGCTCGCTTTAGGACAAGCCGAAGGATCTCACAAGAAACCCACACCCCTTCCTGTCATCCTCGAGGGAAGTCTTATCAAGACTGACCGAAGGATCTCACAAATGATCAATCCAGTGGGATGTTTCGCATTCGCTCAATCAGACTTTGACAAATGTCCTCCACTAGCCGGACAGGCTTGTCTTTGAAACAATCTGATATCTGGCCTACCATCCATTTTTTCAAAAATGGGGTTAGGTCATTAAACATGACAGTGGTGGTGCTAATGACTTTATGAGTTAAAAATTATGAATTGCTAGCACTCTATCAGGAT
It contains:
- a CDS encoding SpaA isopeptide-forming pilin-related protein, whose product is MRKKLQNFMIKAFSLCLAFILVFPTNLFAMGLDNTKTRKYKASASIMGLAQADTTGQNDNEVTDQTLLETEITKKETDEYLIEKSARLSKTTGQIDYQIKVIAKDKRAEDKISASFAISQNTDLKDLKLEKVCQIHTDHSQEEIKYQEQRPSILYTNDSFETLGVTTENKDLVYYLSAKLTDEALAAINDKSPIMDLTFSIGAHLQDSYSLSIEKLELKGENGQENKSIQTLKEEPVQQIKAIFKEKTSSLLGEKPAEITWTDYILPTEKTTYDIKLDQNQELSQVKIDFYQASEKGYVIKDEHTQTMDFAQSLNLQIPKDQIAKIEVSTKVKGNPKSFTYNNKEIPNPYYKEQTRQAEEKSDDKENTEKDEDPLPLDPAKEKTSAKSSDDRIADDKDISTDTLKEESQSAIELNKEAYIQNVENKEPVNQIAKALASYNNNEIDFDQVKASVESISKDQNLGESQTQEIIEALLIGLNEENHKAATINPADLTVDIKEAMEEEEPKLTDAEIKDLIKEEFAKKDAGQITEEELETSLATIREDNNIDKEAFFNILADLYKNAEIENDGEENPSEKEESIDTEKTKEEALEEKLAEEDLSTEDFIAFLKSYVKSYDIKEDQLEALLKGNQVEVEKVIGDFTIDEIVAAAYLEGLNPHIFAGTNKAILDADFSNEKFITELEYSAETLTRSTNEDKLFEIVKKSQSNLSHQQIRSDYVGWKINIPGKDNSGNDITEIKKDKYEYDYMNFSIYAPAGQSLEDYRVVVEDGEGRPTSYSGSMTEKKGEHYLYKFSIPKDKLSEKGYNIYVVAKAEKKRQNYAIGLKIAPDKNYVTEIADNYKEKFEELKKKYPLLIKWIDTSAANPYRNGIELLDTRMVYLEPKGWQDLFPYNGFRSLDYNDNVTDTDNIKNTVSMFGNIDKDGNITWTISETFPAEKLENKNTVGLDAYSVKSDSGNLGKPSVQILVPNNEGGYTVTNLDKNVELATLQEKIGSKPGTIVNYTYKDTAKNKEEFTTLILDSGKAASIAYKPSLLQREEGAEKDTTGLAYLHKVQEHKDGPGYEVALANDQAHTLTAFIPKNPSANPRYNDPAFKDTGVVVFCLNPGKPEPTRQYKFNGTITKGEWSTDKGSWAKHGRDLASLATASEAKASPLYKGQANDSFYASLYAHILRMYWYGQEMAKEYQLDQQSYYKIIQYNLYYWIAGENYAENFRNGGGYNPNYFSSAEYSYAQGLKNRISQGKDWDKVNYDEDIEIYYYGHDKSRSYQNTITGDTKRKSKKGSVTVNKIDQNGKKLSGAYFQLLDENRNPIKTLVTDANGEAVFEDLDYGTYYIKEVQGPKGYQFTEEISKVTVGEKQAHVSFTAKNTKNEIEFRKVDENGLAMGGVVFELRQNGRPISDQEKTSGKDGKFSWKELTPGYYEVVEKKVNNPLYSENEGRVVASFRVDENNKIQDKKIYFPKDSNKDDIVNKKNEGKPIGIEFTKVDLNTGYPLEGAEFVLEYRKPDSSIFRELPGSRRRSNSEGKLVWNDLVDGDYRVIETKAPDGNYDTDLNLGEKATFTIAKNQNGYYEIKNVTPENKEITNKEKPEEPKEYFGEFEFSKVDSEDKKPLQGVEFTLTSDGQVGPEKDKFYYKVSKTTDADGKIEYTKLYPGTYTLTETKQLPGYKENTKTWTVVVDDEGKATVKADGESNYNLEFTGNDTALRNTNYAYIKETLEQNPNNPNGMIYRITIKPKRELYQVVLGFDRWSGLSSYGLEQNSYIRKSSLPEVGQEKTFKYYISIKDVETFKKNTPTSPIGSIQVWYDEIGNYESVGSKPKFTLKSNSESSGLTITNDKEKPEPASLTIKKVDSETNEGLEGAKFRLYHTRNDAENNGHYIQEVESNEHGYAIFDSPEIQNNTTYYVKEIAPPEGYKITSAITEVKSSATEDNTINAEIPNEKNNARFELYKKGDDGEYLKGVIFKLTNKTTNESVELTTDGNGYIFYDKLKPKTSYELEEIKSAQGYTRNEDKATITVDKSGNVTVNENDLAKAKEGENQGLVLVATNIKQPSIDFVKQDGANKKALYGAEFVLYKDGEKVTNSLTSSDKEGKFGFDNLEDGSYTVYETASPEGYPYLEEKLKVATFTVKDGKVTELKTNPDFGETQTSEVDTSKTYVIYNKVNEIKFKKVNNNKEALKRAKFKLDRVWDSYDDSGKLQPNRETVLEDIETLEDGIISLSATKAGRYQLVETQAPQGYKQINTNNAAGGQIVAEFTVERITLDIKNVLVGNKYIQDMKDYSGDLEIVNKKDVNGKFQVNKVGKNGDSTIPLTGAKFLLKDIESGQYVMTDGTFTTNSGAALTNGDATVNYVNLPVGKYELREFKSPDGYVRTINTWKVVVNDDGTTTISENPKLDTDVDAEINNGNTSSPELKLVNKSNEIEFTKIDSEDSETEKPLAGVEFEIWWDQQGDKNNTDVKYKKYVRIQNPDKTEDAEDKFIFTTDEKGKFKLSNLKTGHYKIYETKIPVGYKVEDKLVDNEPIKDAKGEFVNEFFVDIDGDIKKNDKGIVGGEDDVLVTTIKNTPITGKFRVQKVGEDGVDKLEGADFELYKVDENGDKVGKAIESKPIDGVTGLVEFTDLKKGKYLLEETKAPKGYVMSAAKWEVTVEDDGKLNISSDDESSYFTRTDDTLTLNVVNKKPTYPSTGGTGVKIAFALIGTAVMITALAFFGILNTSKTRRR